The sequence AGCAGGAGAAGCTCGCGCTTATTCTTTTAGACGACCTTTGCTCTCTAGATAATTACCAATTTCTTGCTCAGTATCGCGGGTCTAAATCTATCCCTATCATTGTGTTGTCATCTGAAACTCAACCTGAAGGCAAGGTGCTGCTTCTAAATCAAGGAGCAGCCGACTACGTCGAAAAACCATATGATATTAGTGAGCTTATCGCGAGAATTAAAATCAAGCTACGCTCGCGCACAGAACCTTGTCATACATTAGGCGATCTCAAACTCTACCTTCAGCAACGACAAATAATGTATCGCAGCAATGCTATATCATTATCTCATTATGAATTTGAGATTCTGACAGCTCTCCTCGAGCAACCAGGGCAGTTGTGCTCTCGAACAGCCTTATTCCGACACCCACGGGCAGTTGGAGATACTGTAAAACAGCATCAGCGTTTAGAAGGACAGATCAAGCGATTACGATTGAAGTTACAAAGTGTAGGGCTTCATGGATTAATCCAGACAGTGAGGGGTCGTGGCTACCGCTTAAAGCTGTGACACACAGCAGTACCTGGGCGCTCTCAGGCACTATCATGACTATTCCTGACAAACCGAGCACCCGGTGACTGCGGAGTGATCAGATGAACACCTTAAAGCCCCGTTGCCGCAGTCGCCGAGATTTTATGTGTTCAGCTGAGAACCCGTGGCCGTTCATGACTAAACCAGGGACTCACTCGGCAGAGCACGACCCGAACGCTATTCTATCTTGGCATCAGTCCAGGGACGTCCACTGAAGCGCCGCAGGTAACGCACCAACCCCATCCCGAAACCGCCTTCCTGACACGTGCCAGCGTGTGCCACCAGTGACGGCGCCTTTCATTTGTAGCGCACCCACTGCCGCCGAAGGAGCGGTGCGTTCCCTTTTCAGAGGCGTTCAGCTCGCGCTCAATTCAAGACTCGGGGCGAGAGCGATCGCCTCACATCTTCCTCTTGAAACGACTGGGCGATCGAGGACTGTACAGCCCGGATCTTCGCTTCCAAGGCTTCGATCTTTTCATGTGTGGCGGAGAACTGAGCAGACGCGGCCAGATATCGTCGATACGCCACCTTAATTTCGTCGTCCATCGTCCCAGCGTAAAATGGGACTAACCGATGCGTCCCATAAAAAAGATAAAAGAAATTTAAGACGTTTTGAGGGCCATGACAGAGGCGTCTGAGAAGCGAGAACACAGACAAAGGTTATAGCCGCTTTTGGGAAGAGAAACTGAAGTGCGCTCCCTTTTTGCTGTCGCGCTGAACCCTGGAATGTTGAAGCTTCAGTTGAGGTTGCAGCGCACTCACTTCTGGGCAAGAGAAGCCAAGCTCCCGAATGTCAAAGTGACCATTATTGGTAGTCCGTTGACTCGGCTTCGAAATGCTGTCCAGCACGCATGCGAAGGCAACATTATGAGTGAGCCAAAAAGACGTGCAGCACACGACTTTTCGAGAAGTCAACGGAGTACCATTATTGACCTCGGCCAAGGTTGGCGACGCTTTTTGCTGTTCGCCCGATGATGCAGAAGCGAAATTCCGCGTTCCGGCGGCACCGTTGCTCTCATCATCCGAATCTTGAGCGTCGTCGACTTCTGCCGAGATCAATAGCGTCGCGGAATTTCTAGCCTGCCAGACACATCGTCAATACTGTAAGGCTCTGGGGCAGCCGCAGGGCGTGTCCTCAGCGCA comes from Deinococcus ruber and encodes:
- a CDS encoding response regulator transcription factor; translated protein: MFEEILILRSETSSEGDLEENLKAIGYSVHPTSSITEAMQLSKQEKLALILLDDLCSLDNYQFLAQYRGSKSIPIIVLSSETQPEGKVLLLNQGAADYVEKPYDISELIARIKIKLRSRTEPCHTLGDLKLYLQQRQIMYRSNAISLSHYEFEILTALLEQPGQLCSRTALFRHPRAVGDTVKQHQRLEGQIKRLRLKLQSVGLHGLIQTVRGRGYRLKL